A window of Nonomuraea angiospora genomic DNA:
CCGTCAAGGGCATGACCTGCGGCCACTGCGTGAGCTCGGTGAAGGAGGAGGTCGGTGAGGTCTCTGGGGTCACCTCCGTGGAGGTCGATCTGGCCAGTGGCCTGCTGACCGTGGAGAGTGACGGCCCCGTGGACGCGGCGGAGATCGTCGCGGCCGT
This region includes:
- a CDS encoding heavy-metal-associated domain-containing protein, translating into MATATYTVKGMTCGHCVSSVKEEVGEVSGVTSVEVDLASGLLTVESDGPVDAAEIVAAVEEAGYEVANQS